In Bacteroides cellulosilyticus, the genomic stretch CATTAGGTTACGTTTTCCCGAAGAACATGGTGAGCAAATGGAATCTATCTAATCTGAAAGTATATGTGCAGGCTAAGAATCCGGGGCGTATCTTTTCTAATATAGATTTTCTGGAACTGGACGCTTCGCAGAATTTAACATCTACCTGGAACCGTGGTTTCACAATAGGATTGAATGTAGGATTTTAAACTAAAAAGCAAACGATTATGAAATTATATAAGAATATTACATTCGGCTTATTAGCCTTGACCTTGGGAGGCGTGATGGCTTCCTGTAGTGATTTTCTGGATGAAAAGCTTACCACTCAACAGACTACCGATTTCTTTGATACACCGGAAGGCATTGATCAGCTGGCTGTGGGCATTTACAATAACCTGCGTTTCCATTTCTTCAAGGAGAATGCCTATACTACCACTAATTACGGTACGGATGAGTTTACTGTGGGTGGTGATGGTTCCAATAAAGTGTGGAACAATTATGATGGTAGTTTCCAGTCACAGATTGTAGCCGCTAATTCAAATACTACAATGGCCGAAAGCCTTTGGGATGCCATGTATATCGGAATCAACAATGCGAACCTGTTGTTAAGCAAAATAACTCCTGATAGTTATACCGGTACGAATAAGAAGACGTATATGGGCGAAGCCTATTTCCTGCGTGGCTTTAATTATCTGAAGTTGGTTTCCCAGTATGGAGGTGTACCCTTGAAATTAGAGTCGAGCTTTGTACCTGTCCGTGAGTTCACCCGTGCTACGGCAGAAGCTACGGTAGAACAGGCGATTGGTGATTTGAAGAATGCTTATGATCTGTTGCCGGCGACGGTAAGCATGGTGGGGAAGATTAGCAGGGATGCTGCAGCTCATTTTTTAGCTAAGGCTTACTTGTTCCGTGCCAGTGAAATTAACGATGGATGGAACGGTGCGACTAAAGAATCTGACCTGAAAGAAGCCTTGAAACTGGCCAAAGAAGTAATTTCACGTCATCAGTTAGCTCCCAATTTCTCTGATCTATGGCATTATACTGAACCTGACGGGGCGAGTGAAAAATTAGATGAGATTATTCTTTCGGCACAGTTCTCTTCTGACAAATCTTCCAGAAGTGCCGGCACTAACAGATGCCATCTCTTCTTCTTGTCTGTTTACAATAACTTGCCTCAGATGAAACGTGATTTGGCTGGCGGTCGCGAGTACCAACGTTTAAGAACCACATATTATATGTATAATATCTATGATATGGTTAATGATTCCCGTTTCTGGAAAAGTTTTAAGACTAAGTATGCTGTTAATAACCCGAAAGCGGGTTCCGGTTACGAAGTGGGAGATTTGGGCGTGATGTATGTTGTCAATCGTCCGGGCGATACCCGGTTCGATGGAGTGCAACTCAGCGGAAAGGTGATTGATGAGAAGACCGGCAAAGCCATTCCTACTACATTTGTGACTTATCCGAAAGATCGTAACGGTAAGGACGATGTGGCATTATATGATGATGTAAGCCGTTTTGTAGCTCTTAATAAGTATATTGATGGTTCGCGTGAAACGGTCAGTGATATGGGAGGCAATCGGGATGGTATTCTGGCCCGTCTTGGTGAAACTTATCTGATTGCTGCTGAAGTTCTGATTCGCCAAGGCGAATATGGTGATGCTCTGTATTACATTAATGAACTCCGCAAGCGTGCTGCCTATAAGAACGGGGAAGATCGTTCGGCATATTGTGACGGTGGTGCATCATATAATGAAAATGCTTTAGGGTGGCAGATTGACGGCATAAACTCTTATTACACCGAAAATTCTTATTATGAGTCCAATGATATTGATAAGACTACACTTCCCACCGATCTTGAAATTACAGATATACATAGTCTTCCGGCTGAAGATGAGGCTGTTATTTCAAAACTGAAATATAGCTCTGATTATGATCGCATGATGTGCCTTCTGCTGAATGAGCGTTCCCGTGAACTTTGCGGTGAGTTTTATCGTTGGGAAGACTTGTCAAGAACAAAAACATTGGTGGCACGCACCAAAGCTTTTAATTCGGATGCTGCTCCTAATATTGATGAACATCATTGTTTGCGTCCTATCCCTCAAACTTATCTGGATGCTATCCAAAAGGACGGTCATGCGTTGACTTCCGAGGAAAAGAAGCAGCAACAGAATCCTGGTTATTAACAATATTCTAAAGAACCGTCTACTGATATCATTTATAAACAGAAAAAGCGTCTAGCTAAATCAGGAAAAGACACGCTGATATAAAAAGGAGTAAAGTCCCCCAAATGACTTTACTCCTTCCAATCTTCTTTCCCTCGTAACTAATACGGAGAAAACACCACTAATCAAAATTCTATACCTTGGTCTTATTTTAGAAATTGTTCTTTCCTGCATCCCACCAAAGGCGAGTACCACCATTGTCGGCTCCACCTAATAATTGGGTTAATGCGCTGGTTGTTGAAGCATCCAGATCTGTCGGGAAGGTTGCCCGGCGTATCATAATATCCGTACTAATAGTTTTATCACTCAGGTTCACGGCAACTTTAAATAATTGGGGATATCCCGTGCGACGTTGTTCCGCCCAAGCTTCGCAACCGTCAGGATATATGGCAAGCCATTTCTGTGTAATGATACGTTCCAGCTTCTCTTCATCGCTGCCTTCTGCCCATTTCGGGGTAATCTTCGTCATTGCTGCCACGTCGAATGTTTTATCGAAAGCATCTACATAATCGGATGGTGTGGCGTCACTCGCCAAGTAAGCGCTCGCATCACCGGCACCCCATTGTGCAAATGATGTTTCAACACCTTTCTTGTAGTATTCAGCTTCCTTTCCGGCATCTACATAACCTCTCAGTGCAGCTTCGGCACGGAGAAACCATACTTCAGCGGCAGTCATTATAATAATGTCCGTAGATATTGTAGCGGTTGAGCGGGAATGGGTCAAATATCGATTATCCTTATCCAAAGCTGTTCCTTGACGTACGCCTTTAAAAGAGCCTTTTATATCGAAAAGTGCTGGTACTTCACCGTCTGCTCCGGTGTTACCTACTGCCGGCAGGAAGTATTTACTGAGGCGGGGATCCTCATATCCGCATAGGAATGATTCCAGGCTTGCGTTCATGAATACTTCGTTCCAAGCGTTTACGGCACCCAATGGATTACGTACGCCATACTGGCCTACCGTTTCATCTATTGCTTCCAGCACACCGCCATTACTTGCATCCAATGCGGCTTGTGCCTGGGTTCTTGCCAGTGTGGCGTCCACATTTGATACGCGCATGGCAAGGCGTAAGCGCAATGAGTTGGCAAATTTCAACCATTGTTCATACGTGCGTTTACCTTGTGGCATCATGATGTCTGCTGTCTCAAATGTATTGGGTCCACCGTCAGCAACGTGAGCTTTCAACACCTGAATGGCTTCAGTAAGGTCGTTGAAGAAATCAGAATACACATCTTTCTGGGATTGCGGAGCCGGATTAGCCAGCCCGAAGTTCTTGTAGATGATAGGACCGTAATAGTCGCTTACGCGGTGCATCATGGCTACTTTCATAATTTTGGTCAGCGCATAAAATGCAGGATATTCCTCTTTGGTACATAACTTTTCTGCATTGGCAATAGGAGGCATGCCTTGTGCATAGGTGTTACTCCATTGCGATCCTGCCCAACCAGTGTTTAGTTTATAAGATGAATTTTGTATGTTGAAACCACCGTTCATGTCGTGGAAGTATCCGCCGAACATATCGGCCATCAGATTTTGCATAATCTGGTATTGCCAGTCGGTTCCCTCCACACCGGTTTGGTATACAATGGCAGTCTGAATCGTTTTGAAGGGGATAAGTTGCTTCTGGAAATCATACTCCTGCAATTCATCGGTATATGCACCCTGGGTGCTGTTGTAATTATCGAAATTATCAGTACAAGAGGAAAATGAAACGATTCCACCTAGTAATAATGTAGCTATATATTTATATCTTTTCATAATTGCATCGAATTTAGAAAGTGAATTTAAGATTGAAGCCTATGTTTCTTGTAGTCGGCATGCCGAAGATATCAACACCCTGGTTTGCATTTCCTACTGACAGGATAGCGTCAGGATCAAATGGGGCATCCTTATAGAGGAAGAACAAGTTGCGGGCAACGAGAGACAGGTCTATTCCTTTAAATATTCCAGTCTTTTCCAACAGTCTTTGGGGGAAAGAGTAACCCAGTGAAAGTTCGCGTAGACGGATGTTGGTACGATCATAGCGGTAGTAGCTTGTACAACCGTCGCCACGGTTACCGACTGCTGTATAGAAACTTTCTATCTTTTCCCCTTCAAATCGTTGTCCTTCTACTTCTACGTAACCTCTGTCTCGGGCTTCACCGCTATTCTTGCTGACGCCTCTCATGTCGAGTGCGCTTTGCGTCAGTGAAATAACATCACCTCCGATGGCTGCATCGAACAGGAAGTAAAGATTGAAACCTTTATAAGTGAACGTGTTGCCCCAACTGAGCATGCAGTCCGGATTGGCGTTGCCAATCAGTGTATTGTTGCCCGTTTCTATTTTGGGTGCACCGGTATCAGTAACTATAATCTTGCCGTTTTCGTCACGTGCAAAGTCATTGCCATAGATGTCTCCCAATGAACCGCCTTCTTTAACGCGCATACGGTATGGCATACTTACGCCTGAGCCATAGTCAAATTCAGGATTGTCGCCCAAAGAAAGAACTTTGTTTTTGTTGGTTGAGAAGTTTACGTTGGTTTTCCAGCGGAAGTTTTCTGTCATGACCGGAGTTCCTCCGATTGTTAGCTCAATACCGTGGTTGCGTATCTTACCTGCATTGATATACTTATACGGATGATTGCCTGTAGGAGTATTGATATACAATAGCTGGTTTCTGGTATCTGTGCGGTAGTATGTGAAATCGAAATCTAAACGGTTATTGAAAAATCTCCATTCTGCACCGATTTCCCATGAACTGCTGATTTCCGGTTTCAAGTCTTCAGAAAAGTCGTACTGTATTTGTCTTACGATACCGCCTGCTGTGATTTGAGGACTCGGAGAGGTGATGCCGATAGGAAGGTCGTTACCTACTTGTGCCCAGGATGCGCGTATTTTGCCGAAGCTAATCCAGGATGGCAGCTTGATAGTACGGTCGATAATCCAGGATACACCCACTGACGGATAGAAGAAGCCAGAATTCTTGCTGCTGGTGTTTGCCAGTGTGGACGACCAATCGTTGCGGGCGGTTAAGTCCAGATAAAGACTTTCTTTCCAGCCGATCTGGGCGGTGGCGAATACGGACTGGACGACGCGACGTGAATTCAGGGTTTCGTCGATATAGGCTGTGCCGTCGTTCAAAATCATGTTGGGAACACTGAATACATTGGCGTAGTACAAACCTGCTTTACCAGAGTCCAGCTTCAGCATATTTGTTTTAGTCGTATTGTTGCTGACGCCGGCAGCGGCATTTACTGCCCAGTTATTCCAAGTCTTATTGAACATTGCCATTACGTCACCGTACATCATGAATTCTTGATTGTTCATGTCCACATAACGACCGTTTTCGTGGCAGAGGTTGCTTGCCGTACCTGCATAGAATTTCTGTTGGTACTTATCGTTGATGAAATCAATGTTACCGCGTGCCTGAAGGGTTAACCAATCGTTTACTTTCAAGTTGGCGCTTAAAGATGCGATGGCACGATAACGTTTGTCTTTGCTGGTGATACGGTTTGTAATCCAGTAAGGGTTCTGTTCGAAATCTTGGGTAGAAGTATACCAGTTCTGCAACGGCATATTACGTCCTTCATCAAACACTTCATAGTTATCACGATATTCGGCCATGTCTTTTCCGCGTGGGAAGGTGTATAGACCTACCAACGGATTCATGTAGTAACCACCGGAACTGGGGCGGTTGTTGATGGTCTGTGAAATCAGGTTCACGTTGGCATCCAACGTTAGCTTGTCTTTAAACAGAGTAGCTGTTTCGCGTAATGTCAGGTTATGCTTATATAATTTATTGACATTGATAATACCCTTGGCTGTGGTATTGGCGTAAGAGAAGTAAGTCTGCATCTTCTCTTTACCGGTCTGTACGGTAACAGAATTGATGGCAGTTACTCCATTGTCAAAGAAGTGGTCCACATTGTTATAATCCTTCATGTTTGCTTGCTTCTCACCCCAGCTGGAAGTACCGCTAGCTGTGTAAGTGTTTTGGAAATCGGGGAGGCCCATTGCTTTGTCAATGGTCAGGTTAGAAGAGAAAGTAATGCGTTGCATACCTTCTTTGCCTTTCTTTGTAGTGATAAGGATGACGCCATTGGCTGCTTGCGAACCGTAGAGTGCGGCAGCGGAAGCACCTTTCAGGATACTCATGCTTTCAATATCATCGGGATTGAGGTTGGAGATACCGTCGCCTGAGTCACGGTTACCTGCGTCATTATCTCCGCCCATGACGCTGAATGCTTGTTCGGTAGTACTGTTCAGCATAGGTACACCATCGATAACATAAAGAGGCTGATTGTTTCCGCTTTCGTTTGCTGAGCGGATACCACGGATAGATACTTTGGCGGAGCCGCCCAAACCAGAAGCATTCTTGGTGATGGAGACACCTGCTGTTTTACCTGCCAGAGAGTTTATCATGTTGGCATCTTTGGCGCGTGTCAGTTCATCGCCACCCACTTGCTGGGTAGAGTAAGTCAGTGAAGCGGCTTTTTTCTTGATACCCATGGCGGTCACTACTACCGTTTCCAATGATAGTGCTTCTTCCTGCATCTGCACATTGATTGTTTCCTGACCATTCAGGGGAACGCTTACCGGCTGGTATCCGATATAGCTGATAACCAGTGTGGCGTCGGTAGGTGTATTCAGTGTAAATTCACCATCAATATTGGTGATAACACCGTTTGTAGTACCTTTCTCTACCACATTGGCACCGATAATCGGTTCACCTTGCATGTCGGTCACAACACCTTTCACGGGTTTGTTTTCCTGCTGTACGGCGGTGATGGCTTCGGTTGCAGTTTCATTTTGTTTGGTCAGCACGATGTTCTTGCCTTCCATTACATATCTGATGTCCGTGCCATTGAATATTTCATCCAAAACTTCGGACACTGGCTGGTTGTCTGCATCTACATTTACGGTGCGGCGCACGTCCACACTCTTCTTATTGTAGACAAACAAATACTCAGTCTGAGCCTCGATTTTATCGAGGATTTCGCTTACTCGCAACTCAGAGCGGGGGATGCTGATTTTGGCATTCTGAGAGTAGCTACTACTACTGTACGCTTGGAACGTTACAAACAAGAGAAGGAATAGTGTGATCTTCATAGTTCGTAATATTTGCTTAAATACTAAACTTTTTGGGCAAAAAAGCCCATTCAAAGAAATTTTTCTCATATCTTTGTAATGTGTTAAGTTAATAAATTGATTAAGGTCGATTTTTGACTGTTTCGGATCGGAAAGTATGGGGGTACTTTCCGATCTTTTTTGTAGGGGGGATTGGTTGACTGTTTCTTCTATTTCATAATGCTTTTCAGTTTAAGGGGTTAGTACTAAATTTTAAGGTTTTATCTTTGATATCAAATTACTTCTTGTAGATGGTGATTGAGTCTTTTGCTTCGTTAATAGTGAACTCAAAAGGATGATCTTTAGAGATTGTTCGAAGAATGTGTTCTATACCATCTTGTTCCCGGAATTTGCCGGTAAAACTCCCATAATTCAACAATTCAGGATTAGCGACGGTTATTTTTACATTATAGTATTTTTCCAGTCTACCGAGAATACCATTGAAAGGGGCGTCATCAAAGCAGTATAATCCTTCTTTCCAACGCAGATATTCGTAAGAGGGGAGAATGGTTTTCTTACATTTCCCGTCTTCATTCAAGAAAACTTCGTCTTTTTGCAGACGGGTAATCATTTGATTACTATTGGCAGGATAAATATCTACTATGCCTTCTACCAATGTGGTACCGAACTCTTTGCTTCCTGTGTAAGCACAAACATTAAAGCTGGTACCTACGACTTTCACTTTGTTCATCTCTGTGTGCACGTAGAAGGGGATATCTTTGTTTTTTGCCACTTCAAAGTAGGCTTCACCATCCAGTTCTACGTTTCTTTCGCCACGCCCAAAGTTGGAAGCATAGGTCAATGTGGATTGTGCATTCAGCCATACTCGCGTACCATCGGCAAGAGTGATTTGTGCACGTTGTCCGGCGGGGACGGTTACTGTTTGTGGCAGGGATGCCTGATTATATAGATAATCATTAGTCATGAAATAACCGCATACGCCTACGATGATAACGGCTGCTACGCGTATTCCCTATTTTAGTATCGGAGCCAGACGGAATGTCTTTTTTCCGGCACTTTGTCTGTCGGAGAATAAGGCGACATCAAACATCATACGTTCTTTCAAGAAAGCTTCCCGATTTTCTTCCGAGGCTTCCACCCAGTCAAGGATGCGCTTTTCTTCTTCAATGGTGGCGGTTCCTTTAAAATACTTATATAATAGTTCTTGATTCATAAGGTACTTAATTTGTTTGCTGAATAAGAGCGTTTTTTTCTGCCCTTCTATAATTAATACAGGTGAGCTTGAAACTACCCTAACGGAAAATGAAACTTTTTTTGTTTTTTCTTCAAAATGAGTTGGAAACAGAGAAATTGTCAGGAAGTGATGCTCTGGAAACCGGCGGAATGAGATGTGTAATTTTGGTCAGGAACTCTTCTGAGCCGTATCCGGTTCGTTCCTGCTTCTCTTCTATAGGAGGATGAAAATAGCGAAGCAGATACGAGGGGGGTACGAAGAAGATAAGAACCGGGTATGGAGCGGATAGCTTTGTTCTGTTTTTCGGATACTCCAAACGTAAGCGCATAGAATATCCGTGTGATGCACCGGAGGCACATCAGAGCTTTATGGAATGTGACAGGAAATTAATTAATTGCCGGTATTAACTTGCCGGATTGGGAATTATGGATACAATGTAACATTCATCCGGAGCTTCGGCTTTAAATAGATTGTAAGCAATGCCTATGGCTTCCTCCGGAGAGTTTGCTTCAATATTCTTGTTGACATTCAGGGTCTCGAAAACTTGTT encodes the following:
- a CDS encoding RagB/SusD family nutrient uptake outer membrane protein, encoding MKLYKNITFGLLALTLGGVMASCSDFLDEKLTTQQTTDFFDTPEGIDQLAVGIYNNLRFHFFKENAYTTTNYGTDEFTVGGDGSNKVWNNYDGSFQSQIVAANSNTTMAESLWDAMYIGINNANLLLSKITPDSYTGTNKKTYMGEAYFLRGFNYLKLVSQYGGVPLKLESSFVPVREFTRATAEATVEQAIGDLKNAYDLLPATVSMVGKISRDAAAHFLAKAYLFRASEINDGWNGATKESDLKEALKLAKEVISRHQLAPNFSDLWHYTEPDGASEKLDEIILSAQFSSDKSSRSAGTNRCHLFFLSVYNNLPQMKRDLAGGREYQRLRTTYYMYNIYDMVNDSRFWKSFKTKYAVNNPKAGSGYEVGDLGVMYVVNRPGDTRFDGVQLSGKVIDEKTGKAIPTTFVTYPKDRNGKDDVALYDDVSRFVALNKYIDGSRETVSDMGGNRDGILARLGETYLIAAEVLIRQGEYGDALYYINELRKRAAYKNGEDRSAYCDGGASYNENALGWQIDGINSYYTENSYYESNDIDKTTLPTDLEITDIHSLPAEDEAVISKLKYSSDYDRMMCLLLNERSRELCGEFYRWEDLSRTKTLVARTKAFNSDAAPNIDEHHCLRPIPQTYLDAIQKDGHALTSEEKKQQQNPGY
- a CDS encoding SusD/RagB family nutrient-binding outer membrane lipoprotein, with the protein product MKRYKYIATLLLGGIVSFSSCTDNFDNYNSTQGAYTDELQEYDFQKQLIPFKTIQTAIVYQTGVEGTDWQYQIMQNLMADMFGGYFHDMNGGFNIQNSSYKLNTGWAGSQWSNTYAQGMPPIANAEKLCTKEEYPAFYALTKIMKVAMMHRVSDYYGPIIYKNFGLANPAPQSQKDVYSDFFNDLTEAIQVLKAHVADGGPNTFETADIMMPQGKRTYEQWLKFANSLRLRLAMRVSNVDATLARTQAQAALDASNGGVLEAIDETVGQYGVRNPLGAVNAWNEVFMNASLESFLCGYEDPRLSKYFLPAVGNTGADGEVPALFDIKGSFKGVRQGTALDKDNRYLTHSRSTATISTDIIIMTAAEVWFLRAEAALRGYVDAGKEAEYYKKGVETSFAQWGAGDASAYLASDATPSDYVDAFDKTFDVAAMTKITPKWAEGSDEEKLERIITQKWLAIYPDGCEAWAEQRRTGYPQLFKVAVNLSDKTISTDIMIRRATFPTDLDASTTSALTQLLGGADNGGTRLWWDAGKNNF
- a CDS encoding TonB-dependent receptor, producing the protein MRKISLNGLFCPKSLVFKQILRTMKITLFLLLFVTFQAYSSSSYSQNAKISIPRSELRVSEILDKIEAQTEYLFVYNKKSVDVRRTVNVDADNQPVSEVLDEIFNGTDIRYVMEGKNIVLTKQNETATEAITAVQQENKPVKGVVTDMQGEPIIGANVVEKGTTNGVITNIDGEFTLNTPTDATLVISYIGYQPVSVPLNGQETINVQMQEEALSLETVVVTAMGIKKKAASLTYSTQQVGGDELTRAKDANMINSLAGKTAGVSITKNASGLGGSAKVSIRGIRSANESGNNQPLYVIDGVPMLNSTTEQAFSVMGGDNDAGNRDSGDGISNLNPDDIESMSILKGASAAALYGSQAANGVILITTKKGKEGMQRITFSSNLTIDKAMGLPDFQNTYTASGTSSWGEKQANMKDYNNVDHFFDNGVTAINSVTVQTGKEKMQTYFSYANTTAKGIINVNKLYKHNLTLRETATLFKDKLTLDANVNLISQTINNRPSSGGYYMNPLVGLYTFPRGKDMAEYRDNYEVFDEGRNMPLQNWYTSTQDFEQNPYWITNRITSKDKRYRAIASLSANLKVNDWLTLQARGNIDFINDKYQQKFYAGTASNLCHENGRYVDMNNQEFMMYGDVMAMFNKTWNNWAVNAAAGVSNNTTKTNMLKLDSGKAGLYYANVFSVPNMILNDGTAYIDETLNSRRVVQSVFATAQIGWKESLYLDLTARNDWSSTLANTSSKNSGFFYPSVGVSWIIDRTIKLPSWISFGKIRASWAQVGNDLPIGITSPSPQITAGGIVRQIQYDFSEDLKPEISSSWEIGAEWRFFNNRLDFDFTYYRTDTRNQLLYINTPTGNHPYKYINAGKIRNHGIELTIGGTPVMTENFRWKTNVNFSTNKNKVLSLGDNPEFDYGSGVSMPYRMRVKEGGSLGDIYGNDFARDENGKIIVTDTGAPKIETGNNTLIGNANPDCMLSWGNTFTYKGFNLYFLFDAAIGGDVISLTQSALDMRGVSKNSGEARDRGYVEVEGQRFEGEKIESFYTAVGNRGDGCTSYYRYDRTNIRLRELSLGYSFPQRLLEKTGIFKGIDLSLVARNLFFLYKDAPFDPDAILSVGNANQGVDIFGMPTTRNIGFNLKFTF